A region from the Sandaracinus amylolyticus genome encodes:
- a CDS encoding sigma-70 family RNA polymerase sigma factor — protein MGQTDDQRFVEEHAPLVRKIALRVRAELDLTCELDDLIAFGYHGLLEARGRFDETRGVLFSTFAYYRIRGAILDGVRKMAYLPRRIHQKRRAAEAIDWAIEAEGEARATTPEARADVEATLAAVDDILGKITATFMLAAVGQDEEATRESPEEQLIGAHEKQRVRTALETLPERERIVVNGMYFEGRNLDDIGAELGISKSWACRIHTRALGLLREALER, from the coding sequence GTGGGGCAGACCGACGACCAGCGCTTCGTCGAAGAGCACGCACCCCTGGTGCGGAAGATCGCGCTTCGCGTGCGCGCCGAGCTCGATCTGACGTGCGAGCTCGACGACCTGATCGCGTTCGGGTACCACGGCCTGCTCGAAGCGCGCGGTCGGTTCGACGAGACGCGAGGCGTGCTCTTCAGCACGTTCGCGTACTACCGCATCCGCGGCGCGATCCTCGATGGCGTGCGCAAGATGGCGTACCTGCCACGGCGCATCCATCAGAAGCGGCGCGCGGCGGAGGCGATCGACTGGGCGATCGAGGCCGAGGGCGAAGCGCGCGCGACGACGCCCGAGGCGCGCGCCGACGTCGAGGCCACCCTCGCCGCGGTGGACGACATCCTCGGCAAGATCACCGCGACGTTCATGCTCGCGGCGGTCGGGCAGGACGAGGAAGCGACGCGCGAGAGCCCCGAGGAGCAGCTGATCGGCGCGCACGAGAAGCAGCGCGTGCGCACCGCGCTCGAGACGCTGCCCGAGCGCGAGCGGATCGTGGTCAACGGGATGTACTTCGAGGGTCGGAACCTCGACGACATCGGCGCGGAGCTCGGGATCTCGAAGAGCTGGGCGTGTCGCATCCACACGCGCGCGCTCGGGCTGCTGCGCGAAGCGCTCGAGCGCTAG
- a CDS encoding amidohydrolase family protein: MKLRALAVIALLAITTPTSAQRRPTTTIAITGATVRPGNGPPIENATVIVRGDRIDAVGAGLAAPAGATVIDATGAVITPGFVATMTALGLEEIELERAARDTGPEDDDADAIRAAFSAADGYNPLSTLIPVARLGGITSVTSVPEGGLVPGTSAWADLLGPSSTVSTDAVLTPQLALHVSLNDEGIDAAGGARSSAITRLRELLDDARLYARQRAAFDRGDFRDTDVSRLDLERVGEALAGRIPVVIRVSRAIDVVRTIALAREYGLRIVLAGVEEGWMVAPQIAAANVPVIVQAMTNLPERFSRLHARYDNAALLSRAGVRVMLMSPGAWDARNLRQEAGNAIAWGMDPDAALAAVTSLPAEVFGMREHGVIAAGRRANLVVWSGDPFETTSAPTHVIVAGQDVPLRSRQTLLLERYRSLDAVPRGWTGTVARDRSE, from the coding sequence ATGAAGCTCCGCGCGCTCGCGGTGATCGCGTTGTTGGCGATCACGACCCCCACGTCGGCGCAGCGCCGCCCGACCACGACGATCGCGATCACCGGCGCGACCGTGCGCCCCGGCAACGGCCCGCCGATCGAGAACGCGACCGTCATCGTGCGCGGCGATCGCATCGATGCGGTCGGCGCGGGCCTCGCAGCCCCGGCCGGCGCCACGGTGATCGACGCGACCGGCGCGGTGATCACGCCCGGCTTCGTCGCGACGATGACCGCGCTCGGCCTCGAGGAGATCGAGCTCGAGCGCGCGGCCCGCGACACCGGTCCCGAGGACGACGACGCCGACGCGATCCGCGCCGCGTTCTCCGCCGCCGACGGGTACAACCCGCTCTCCACGCTGATCCCGGTCGCGCGCTTGGGCGGGATCACGAGCGTGACCAGCGTGCCCGAAGGAGGCCTCGTCCCGGGCACGAGCGCGTGGGCCGATCTGCTCGGCCCCTCGTCCACGGTGAGCACCGACGCGGTGCTCACGCCGCAGCTCGCGCTCCACGTGAGCCTGAACGACGAGGGCATCGACGCCGCGGGCGGCGCGCGCTCGAGCGCGATCACGCGGCTGCGCGAGCTGCTCGACGACGCGCGGCTCTACGCCCGCCAGCGCGCCGCGTTCGATCGCGGTGACTTCCGCGACACCGACGTCAGCCGCCTCGATCTCGAGCGCGTCGGCGAGGCGCTCGCCGGCCGCATCCCCGTCGTGATCAGGGTGTCGCGCGCGATCGACGTCGTCCGCACCATCGCGCTCGCGCGCGAGTACGGGCTGCGCATCGTGCTCGCGGGCGTCGAAGAAGGATGGATGGTCGCGCCGCAGATCGCGGCCGCGAACGTGCCCGTGATCGTGCAGGCGATGACGAACCTGCCCGAGCGCTTCTCGCGCCTCCACGCGCGCTACGACAACGCCGCGCTGCTCTCGCGCGCCGGCGTGCGCGTGATGTTGATGTCGCCGGGCGCGTGGGACGCGCGGAACCTGCGGCAGGAAGCGGGCAACGCGATCGCGTGGGGCATGGATCCCGATGCCGCGCTCGCCGCGGTCACGTCGCTGCCCGCCGAGGTCTTCGGGATGCGCGAGCACGGCGTGATCGCCGCGGGGCGCCGCGCGAACCTGGTGGTGTGGAGCGGCGATCCGTTCGAGACGACCAGCGCGCCGACCCACGTGATCGTCGCGGGGCAGGACGTGCCCCTTCGGTCCCGCCAGACGCTGCTGCTCGAGCGCTATCGATCGCTCGACGCGGTGCCCCGAGGCTGGACCGGGACGGTCGCGCGCGACCGCTCGGAGTGA